One window of the Cryptomeria japonica chromosome 7, Sugi_1.0, whole genome shotgun sequence genome contains the following:
- the LOC131056161 gene encoding GDSL esterase/lipase At5g55050-like translates to MAIIERSMLGIFVGLSMISFLAGAEKGGYVPAMFVFGDSLGDAGNNNYIPNSKARANFTPYGVSFFHYPTGRFTNGRTAFDFLATYLRLPFAPPYLKPKANFKKGINFASGGSGLLDSTGAGGNIITMSRQIFQFQHTSYILRKTHPSGAKKAKSYISKSLYCITIGGNDIADYIANSTLQNTTTPQQFVTLLLSKFDQYMAGLYRAGARKFLVVDVPVLGCTPFTRLSGYSIAKGECLESVNQLVVAYNTALKTLMAQLREKLDGVTIIQLKTYDYFMNIIQNAEAYGFKNTNTACCGSGLFNADVNCGKTTPQNLFCNDTNAYMFWDKTHPTEKVHAMFSHQIWSGNSSFIQPINLSTLVLKTNASGY, encoded by the exons ATGGCGATAATAGAGAGATCAATGCTGGGTATTTTTGTTGGGTTGTCAATGATCAGTTTTTTGGCTGGAGCTGAAAAAGGAGGATATGTGCCAGCCATGTTTGTGTTCGGAGATTCGCTAGGAGATGCAGGGAACAATAATTACATCCCTAACTCTAAAGCGCGTGCAAACTTTACACCTTATGGCGTGTCCTTTTTCCACTACCCAACTGGTCGTTTTACTAATGGGCGCACTGCTTTCGACTTCCTCG CTACTTACTTGAGGCTACCCTTTGCCCCTCCATATCTGAAACCAAAGGCAAATTTTAAGAAAGGGATCAATTTCGCCTCAGGGGGTAGTGGATTGCTCGACTCAACAGGGGCCGGAGGG AATATCATCACTATGAGTCGCCAAATATTTCAATTCCAACACACCTCTTATATTCTGAGGAAGACACACCCATCTGGAGCTAAGAAAGCGAAATCCTACATAAGCAAGTCTTTATATTGCATTACAATTGGAGGCAACGATATTGCGGACTATATTGCCAACAGCACACTCCAAAACACTACTACTCCCCAACAGTTTGTTACATTGCTGCTCTCCAAATTTGATCAGTACATGGCT GGACTTTACCGTGCTGGTGCAAGGAAATTCCTAGTAGTGGATGTTCCAGTTTTGGGATGTACTCCTTTTACCAGACTGTCTGGGTACTCCATAGCCAAAGGTGAATGTTTGGAGAGCGTAAACCAGCTAGTTGTAGCATATAACACTGCATTGAAGACACTTATGGCTCAACTAAGGGAAAAACTAGACGGAGTAACCATCATCCAGCTAAAAACTTATGATTATTTTATGAACATAATTCAAAACGCTGAAGCCTATG GATTTAAGAATACAAATACAGCATGCTGTGGATCAGGATTATTTAATGCAGACGTGAACTGTGGAAAGACGACTCCACAGAATTTGTTTTGCAATGATACGAATGCATACATGTTCTGGGATAAAACTCATCCCACTGAAAAAGTGCATGCCATGTTTTCACACCAGATTTGGAGCGGGAATTCTTCTTTTATCCAGCCAATTAATCTCTCTACACTAGTCTTGAAAACTAATGCTTCCGGTTACTAA